The following is a genomic window from Acidobacteriota bacterium.
CGCGACGCCCTTATCGTGCAGCAGCGGTGCGCCCGGCTTCATCGCCTGCTCCGGATCGAAGACGGGAGTAAGCAATTCGTAATCCACCTGGAGCAGCCGGCATGCGGCTTCGGCGATGCCTTCGGTCTCGGCGACCACGGCGGCAACGCGTTGTCCGATGAAGCGGACGACGTCGTCGAGCATGTAGGTATCGTCGGGATCGACGTGATAATCCTCGTGCAGGGCAGAGGTGTAGAGCCGGCGGGGAACGTCCTCCCAGGTGAACACGGCGAGCACGCCGGGCAGCGCTTCAGCCTGCTTGCGATCGATGCCGCGGATGCGCGCGTGCGCGTGCGGCGAACGCAGCACCTTCAAGTGCGCCATGCCGGGCATGGTCACGTCCATGGTGTAGCGCGCTTGCCCGGTGACGATGGACTCCGCGAAGGGATTGTTCAGGCTTGCGCCCAGGGTCTTTCCGGCGACATCCTGCTCAGCCGCGCCAACGCCATGGATGGCGTCGTCGATGGCGTGGTATCCGGTGCAGCGGCAGAGGTTTCCCTTGAGGCGGCGCGGCAGATCCTGCTTGGCTTCTTCGTCGAACGTCGAAGCCGTCACGATCATGCCGGCGGTGCAGAAACCGCACTGGAAGCCTTGCGCGGCGATGAAGGCGCGCTGCATGGGATGAAGCTCGCCCTCGTGTGCCAGTCCTTCGATGGTCGTGACCTCATGTCCCTCGGCGCGGAACGCCGGGACCAGGCAGCTGTGCATCGGAGTGCCATCGACCAGCACGGTGCAGGCGCCGCAATCGCCGGCGTCGCAACCTTTCTTCACCCCGAAGAAGCCGAGGTCGCGCACGAACGTCCGCAGGCATTGTCCGGCGGAAGGCTTCTCGGAAAACTGTTTTCCATTGATCTTGTAAGCCATCAGCGTGCTCCCTTGGACCCCTTCGATCCCTTGGATAGAAGTTCGGTCCGGATCTGCTCCGCGTAGTAGTAGGTGAGGTGCCGCCGATACGCCGGCGAGCCGTGGGGATCGTCGAGATAAAGCTCAACGGGGATCTTCGCGTCGATGGCCGCCCGCAACTGTTCGGCCGAGGGCGCGCTCGCGAAGGTGAACTGGATGGGCAGCAGAGTCGCCGCCGTCACGGTGAGGATGACCGTGCCGGTCCGCGGACATGCGGTCCCGATGAGCAGCGCTGTGGAGCGGCCGAGATGGGTCAGCGAAAGACGGCGGAAGGCGAAGTCTTTGGTGAGCGCATCTGCGGGGAGTGCGATGCTGCGCAGCAATTCGCCGGGCGCCAGCACGTTGGCGTTGTTGCCGGTAATAAAGTCGATGGCGGCGACCTGGCGGGCGGCGCCGCTGCGCGGCCACAACGTGTAAACCCCTTCGAGCGCAGTCATCAGCGACGTCATCGGGCCGGCGGGCAGCGACATGCAGATGTTGCCGCCGACCGTGGCCGCGTTCCAGATCTTGAATGAGGCCAGCAGCGAGCGGCAGCACAGGCTGAAGAGTGGAGCCGCGCGCCATTCCGGCGGCGCGGCAAAGGTATCCAAGTCCACGATGCGGCAAGTGGCCGCGACCTCGAGTCCGGCTGAGGAAGCTTGCAGCGCCGGCCAGCCAAGTTTTTCAAGGTCGATGAGCGTGTGCGTCTCGACTTGCGGCTCGGAGAAGAGCCACGTGCCGCCTGCGAGCCACGCGTATCCCGGCTGCCACTCGACGATCTCTTTGGCAGAGGCCGGCCGCTTCACTTCGGTGATGGTATTCAGGTTCATTGCTTTCTCCTATTTCGCCGCCACTCCATCCAGCCGGCCCCGAAAAGGGACCGGGATGACCTGATCGAACATCGAACTATCGCGAGCTTGTAAGTGCCAACCGCCCGGACTTGCCAGGACGCAGGCGGAGAGCGTTAGCCGGTGACGAAGCGGAAGAGCAGCGCCAGCCCAACCAGCAGAAGCACGACCAACACGGCGCCGCCCAAACTGATCGCCGTGCCGTGTGGGCCCTTGGCTTTGAACCATGGCGCCAGGGCCTTGCTCAACGGCGGCACTACCACCCATTGCAGGATGGCGATGCTCAGCGCGTTGCCGATCAGCATGGCTACTGCCATCCCAAACCTGGAAATATGCGGGGTCACGAAGATGGCCAGGAGCATCACCGTAGGATAGAGCCCGAGCAGGACGGTGAGCGCCATCTTCCATCCCGGAGGCGGCGCGTCTTCTGTTCCGCCCACCAGCCCGGCGAACCACGGCCCGAATCCGCTGTTGAGCGTCTTCAGGCGGTAGTCCGCTACCTCTTGAGGAAGTTTGGCCGTCCAGGTGGCGCGCTCGGGCGAACGGAGCCAGCCCTCGAGCGACGCGGGAGTGTCGAACTGCAACACGACAACCCACTCGAGCTTGGGCGCGGCCGGAGGATAGACGTCGGTCGAGCGATATCCGGGGAAGGCTTCGGTCACCGCGGTGACGTCGCGCTGCCAGGCCATGAAACTCTCCACGCTTCCGGCGGGAACGCGGTGCACGATGACCGAGCAGGCGCGCGCGTCGCGGACCTCCATATTGGGCCGGTTCACAAGCGGCTTGGCTGGCGTAGATGCCATCGATCTAGTAAGGGACCTTGTCTGCCTTGGCGTTGTATTTCTTCCACACCTCGACCGCCTCTTCGCGCAGGATGTCCGTCATCTTGATGCTGCGCTTCTCGACCGGCAGCGCGAGTTCCTTGTAGATGAAGGAGTCGTCGAAGTTGCCATACTTGAGGGCGTCGGCCACGGTAGCGGCGTAATAGATGTCCTTGAGGCCTGCCCAGTACGAGGTCGCCAGACACATCGGGCACGGCTCGCCGGCAGTGTAGAGCGTGCAGTCGGTCAGCTTGAAACTTTGCAGGGTGATGCAGGCGAGGCGAATGGCTTCCATCTCGGCATGCCAGGTGGGATCGTGGCTGGCCACCACGCGGTTCATTCCTTCCGCGACGATCTTGCCGTCCTTAACGACCACGGCGCCAAAAACGCCGCCGGTCGAATACTCGAGCGCGGCCTTGGCCGACAGCTCGATGGCACGACGAATGAATTTTTCGTGGACGGCGTTCGATACGGGCGGTGCCGTTGCGGTGGACATGTTTTCTCCAGTTCGGCTGGGTCTGAGCGGAATACCCGGCGGTTAGTTGGTCCTTTGGGGGGGGTTATGTGCGCGGGCGAGCATAACACCTGACCCAGCCTTTTTGGAAACCTTCAAGCCATAGTCATCGGACGCGTGAGCGTTCGAGATGGTTGAGAAAACATTGGTCGGGGCGACAGGATTCGAACCTGTGACCCCCTGCGCCCAAGGCAGGTGCGCTACCAGGCTGCGCTACGCCCCGACTGTCATCCATTCTAACTTGGCAGGCGTCTTTATCCGTGCGCCGTCCTTATCCACGCAGCAGCCGCACGATCCAGAACAGCACGACGAAGGGCAGCAGGGCGAGGCCGAGCAGCACCAGTCCGATGAGCAGCAGGAAGAGCCAATCGCGCCAGGTCTGGCGATGGCGTATCTCGGCGTCCCGCTGCAGCAGCCGCATGTTCATGCGGTTCGCTTTCCAAGCCAGATCGAACAGATCGCCAACCAGTGGCATGGCGCCCACGATGGTATCCACCGCGACGTTCGCCACCATGCGCGCCAGGGTGACTTGCGGCAACCCGCGCTGCCACGCCGCAAAGATGATGATGAACGACGCGAGGCTGCTCAGCATGTCGCCGACGGCGGGAATGAGTCCGATGATGGCGTCCAGGCCGAAGCGCAGGTTGGTGCCGGGGATGCGAAAGGCATCATCGAGCAGCGCGGCAAGATGTTCGAGGTTCTCGTCGGTGAGCGTGTCGCTGCCCGCGCGCCGCACGCGCCCGCCAGGAGGTGAGGAAGGCGGAAGTATCTCCGGTTCGATGTCGACGCGCTGCGGCATGGTGTCTTAGATGCTACGCCGGAACCCGGAGAGACGATGCACTACGGGCTTTGGAGTGTGATCCGGACGGTGATTCGGACTGTGATCAGCTGTCGAATCCGGAATCTGATGCCGACTCTGATCCAGACTATAATCCGCGGATGCCGCAGTACGCGGTCGTTGCTTACGTTCGAGACCCGGTCGGCCACTTCCTCGAGGAGCTGCGGCGCGAGGTCTATCCCCAGTACCCGCATCTGCCGGCGCACCTCACCATACTTCCGCCGCGCCAGTTGCTGGCCGGTGAACCGGCCGCGGTTGCAGCGCTGCAAGCGCTCGGCCGCGGGATCGAGCCCTTTGAGGTAACGCTCGGCGCGGTGGCAAGCTTCGCGCCGGTCACGCCGACCGTCTTTCTCGAGATCGCCCACGGCGCTCATCGTATGCGCGAGTTGCACGACCTCCTGAGCCTGCCCCTCTTCCAGCAGGATGAGCCATGGCCTTACGAGCCGCACCTCACGGTGGTGAAGGTGGGGACGCTGCCCGAGGCGGAGAGGGCTTTTGCCGACGCGCTCGCGCGCTGGGCGCACTACCATGGCCCGCGCCGCCTGCTGGTCGAGCAATTGACCTTTGTCCGCGAAGGCGCCGACAGCTGCTGGGTCGACGTCGCGCCGGTGCGGCTGGGCAGGAAGGAGTTAGGGGTTAGTAGTTAGGAGGTTAGCGGTCCAACTCCTATCTCCTAACTCCTAGCTACTAACTACTTCCGCCTGGTACATGTCCTTCCGCACATTCGACCCAGCACCTTCCTCATCTTGTTGACCTGCCGCGGCGAGCGTAAAACCTCATCAGTCATTCACGCCACTGTCGTCCACCTAGACGTCCACCTAGACGTCCAGCTCGACGTTCAGCTCAGAGACACCCAGCCGCCCTCCGCCGTACCTGTATCGGGCCGCATGGGACGCGGAACATCCGCGTGAGGAATGCAATGCACATCGGAATCTACGGCTCCGGATATCTCGGCACGGTGATCGCCGCCTGCCTGGCCGATTTCGGCATCCCGGTCACCATCTATGACGAGCACGCAGCACTCTCCACCGCCCCCTGCGGCGAGGTCCCATACCACGAGAAGAACCTGAAGGACATGATGCGGCGCAACCTGCGCGCCGGGCGGCTGGTCTACTCTTCCAACCTCGAGACTTTCGCGCAACGCGCGCAGGTCATTTTCCTTGCCGAAGACGCCGCCCACCATCTTGACGACGCGGCGCTCGACCTGGCGCGGCTCTCCGGTCCGGAGACGCTGCTCGTGGTGGTGTCGCCGGTCGCGGTCGGGACCACGCGCCGCATCGAGACGCGCTTGCAAGCCGCCGGACTGAAGACGGCGATGGTCGCGCATCCCCTCTTCCTTACGTCGGGGTGCGCGGTCGAAGACTTCAATTGGCCGGACCGCATCCTGCTCGGCACCGCGTCGAACAGCGCGGTGAACGTGATGAAGCACCTCTATCGTCCGCTGGCGATGCGCGGCGTGCCCGTGATCGTCACCAGCTTCGAGACGGCGGAACTGGTGCGCGAAGCGGCCACGGCGTTCGTCGCGACCAAGATCTCGTTCATCAACGAGATCTCGAGCTTGTGCGAGCACGTCAACGCGGACGCGGTCGACCTGGCGCTCGCGCTCGGCCTCGACAAGCGCATCGCGCCGCGCTGCCTGCAGCCCGGCGCCGCGCTCGGCGGACAGTTCGTCGAAGGGGACCTCGACGCGCTCACCGAGCTGGCCGGCTCGGCCGGCGTCTCGCTGAAGGTCCTGAGCGCAGCGCGCGAGGTCAATCGCACGCTGGCTGACAACGTGGTGGCGAAGATGTCCACCGCGCTGCGGCAGTTGAAGGGAAAAGAAGTCGGCATCCTTGGCCTCGCGTTCAAGCCGCACACCAACTCGGTGGCGTCGTCATCGTCCATCCAGCTGGCGAAGCGGCTGCTGGCGACGGGCGCGCACGTGCGCGCGTACGATCCGGTCGCCATCCCCGACGCCAAGATGGAGTTGAACGGCTCGGTGCGGTATTGCGAATCCGCATACGCCGCGGCCGAGGGCGTGGACGCCCTCGTCCTCTCCACCGGATGGCCCGAGTTCCGCGCGCTCGATTACGACCGCATCAAGCGCCTGCAACGCACACCCGTCCTGGTCGATACCAAGAACCTGCTCGACGCCACGCGGATGCGCGGCATGGGCTTCCAGTACGTGGGCGTCGGCCGCGGATAGTAAAACTCTTCCTAACCCTGTACCCTCCCCTGCGCGGGCGAACCTGCCCGCGCGTTTTTTTGTCATTTCTTGTCGGCTCGAGTGCAAGAATCCTGCAACCAGCCGTTCTATCGGGGAAGGACATATATGAGAATTCGAGCACTCGGGTGGTTCCTACTTGCGTGCATCTTTGGTACAAATCGAGGTATGGCGCAAGAAAGCTCAACGGACTTCAAGACCCCGTTGGCCACAACGTGGACATTGGATGCGGCTGCTCCTCAACAGAAGACCGCCATCAAGAGTGTCCTGCTAATTGCTTGCTCCGCCACAGGGTTGAAGGGCACAGGTTTTCTGGTTAGATCTGGCGTCATCGTAACCAACCATCATGTAGTCGCTGGTTGCGCAGCAGGACAGGTTGTCGGGATCACGTCGAGTGGTGTCAGAGTAACGTTCTCGGGAATGGTGACAGATGCCGATGTGGATCTTGCCGCCTTAAAGCCCTCGGTACCATTGAAGGGCGGGCTCACCCTCGGCACCGACCGACATCCAAAGCTGGGTACCACGGTCTCTACCTGGGGGTACCCACTAATCTTCAATGGGCCTGCCCCATTGCTGAGCGTTGGTTACGTCGCTGGGTACAGTGAAGACGAGTCGAATGGAAAGAGAGTCAAGCACATCGTCGTAAATGGTGCGTTTAACCCTGGCAACTCGGGTGGGCCACTATTGACCGAGCATGATGGGCGCGTCGTGGGCGTTGTCGTCGCCAAGTTCCACTTGTACCCGAGGATTGTGAAGGATGCGATTGAGGTTCTGGCGAAAAATCCCTCCGGCGTGGTCTATACGGCGACCGACGCGAATGGTCAGCCGAAAAATCTATCAGAAGCCCAAGTCGTAGCAATCGTACTAGAGCAGTTCTACAAGACAACTCAAGTAATGATTGGTGAGGCAATCTCCGTCTCTGAGCTGCGGCGCTTTTTGGAAGCTAACAAAGCACAGCTACGCTGAAGACAGGACAGGAGATTCAGGGAAGGGAAATTGGGGCGGATAGTGGGATTCGAACCCACGACAGCCGGTGCCACAGACCGGTGTTCTACCACTGAACTATATCCGCCACATTGGTTGCGCACGTGTGGCTGCAACCTCATTTTACATGACTGCGCCCACCTGGCCCGCGCGCTGAGCTACCTCGGCTTGAGTGCTCGTTTTTGCTCCTGCGGGGTCACCGTCACACTGCCGCCGCCGGCTTCCACGATGTTCTCGCGGTCATAGATGCGGTTCGGCTCGATCGGTTTCGTCCCGGCCATCTCGCGCGCGCCGCGCACCGGGTCGCGCGGCGCGTAGGACCACTGGAACATCCCGATCTCGATGGAGAAGTAAAACTCCTGCCCCGCCTGCGCCACCAGCGTGTAGTTCTGCATGTGATCGCCGGCGAGGTAGTGCGAGCCGACGGGCACGCGGATGGTGAAGTGCCGTCCGTTGCCCATCTTGGCAACCGGACGCCCATCGACCGTAAGGTTGAACGTTCCAGCGCCGCCCAAGTACCGGCTCGGACGATAGATGTGGAGCAACGCTGTTCCGGTGGCGGGCTGCGGCGGCGGCGTATTGATGTTCACGTTCACCGTGGCATTCACCGTGATGGTGACCATGTGCTCGTACGCTTCGCGATACTTCGCATTCCCGGGATCGCTGGTGTAAGCGACGCGGTAGAAGTCGAGCGCTTCCTGGTCCTTCTTCTTCTTCTCCATCAGCCCGCCCATGCCGTAGTTGGCGGGCGGATTCTTGCTGTCGAGCGCGAGCAGCGAGCGGTAGTTCGTCTCCGCGCCCGAAAGATCGCCTTTACGCTCGAAGGCACGGGCTATCCCGAGGCGCGCCGATTGCAGGTTGGGATCGAGTGACTGCGCCTGGGTGAATTCGGTCATCGCGCCGTTGGCATCGCCTTGCTCGAGCATCGCGTCGCCGATGGCCACGTGCGTGACCGGATCGTTGGGATCGAGCTGCTTGGCCTTGGCCAGTTCGGCGAGCGCGCCGGTGTACTCCTTGCGCTGCGCCAGCGCCATCCCCATGCCGCGATGCGCCACCGCGTTGTTGGGATCGCGGGCGAGCGCCTGTCCCAACTCCGGCACGGCCGCCTCGCCGCGGCCTTGCTGCACCAGCGCGGTGCCCAGGCCCGCGTGCGCGGCGGCGCTATTGGGATCGAGGGCGATGGCGGCGCGGTAATCCTGCTCCGCCTGTGCCCAGCGCTGCGCCTTCAGGCTTGCTTGCGCCCGGGGGAGGACGCGCTTTTGTCCGGCAATGCGCACCGCGTCCCCGAGTTTCCCGCTCTCATCGCGCAGCTCGAGGTTGCGCAGATAGCTCTGGTCGGGATCGAAGTCGAGCCCACGCTGCTCGACCAGCGTCGCCACGCGCGCGGGACTCACGCCGCCGGAGAGCAGCTTATCGATGTCTGCCTGAGCAAGTGGCGAGGTCGCCTGCGCCGCGGCCAGCGCCGCGAGAGTCGCCAGAGATACCGCTAAGGCCACGAGAGAAAAAAGACGTTTGCGCATAGGAATGGGCTGGCAGGAATCATACCGCCGTTCATTCCGGAGGGCGAGCGGGGAAATGTAAATCACGTTTGTCTAGAATCCCAGTGGCCTATGACCCCAGTTGTTAGAATCGAGGTGGATGTCCTCCGGAAAATCCACCTTCGTCCCCCGCCGCTTCCTCGCGACCGGCCACCTGCAGACGCTGGCGGGCAACTACCTGCCGCGTCCGCACCTGCTGCCCGCGCCGGAGAAGCGCCTGTTCCAGGTCGAGCCCGAGGTCCAGGTGCTGTGCCACTGCCACTGGCAGCCGGACCGCGCCCACGCTTTCACCGTGATCGTGGTCCACGGACTCGAGGGCTCGAGCGAATCGCAATACATGTATGGCGTCGGCTCGAAGGCGTGGACGGAAGGCATGAACGTGGTCCGCATGAACATGCGGACATGCGGCGGCACCGAGGCACTTTCGCCCACGCTCTATCACAACGGACTGGGAGCGGATGTAGGCGCGGTGGTGGAAGAACTGATCCGCACCGAGAAGCTCGAGCGCGTAGCGATGGTCGGCTACTCGATGGGCGGCAACCTCGTGCTCTATCGCGCCGGAACGTGGGGCAAAGACGCCCCGCCGCAACTCAAGGCCGTGGCCACCGTCTCGCCTTCGATGGACCTGGCCGCCTCCGCCGATGCGCTCAGCGAAGCGCAGAACCTCCCTTACCAGTGGCATTTCGTGCGCCGGTTGAAGCAGCGCTTCCACCGCAAAGCGGCGCTGCATCCTGAGAGGTACGACGCCACCCGCACTCGGGGTGTGCGCACCATCCGCGAGTTCGACGACCAGATCACCGCACCCTACTCCGGCTTCGGCGATGCCGACGAATACTACCAGCGCTGTTCCTCGGCCCAGTACCTCGACCGTGTCGCCATACCCACGCTGATCCTGCACGCGCTCGACGATCCGTTCATCCGCGTGTCGGCGGAGACGCGCGCCCTCGCCCTCGCCAACCCCAACATCACCTACATCGAGAGCGAGCATGGCGGACACTGCGCCTTTCTCGCCGACCCGAATGGTTACGACGGGCGCTGGGCCGAGCGCGAGATCGTCGCGTTCTTGGCGCAGTTTTAGTCTGCTGGTAGAATCAACCCTCCGCCGTTAAGTCAAGTGGGCGCTTAACTCAGTCGGTAGAGTGCCATCCTCACACGGTGGAAGTCATAGGTTCGAGTCCTATAGCGCCCACCATTCTTCTTCTTGATCTTTGCTGATGAGGTCCTTCGCCCGCCGCTGGAGCGCAGCGCCGCTTGCTGTATCTAGTGATCGCGCTCACCTCGTTGCGCAAGCCGGCTCGGCTGCCGAACGGCTCTCCCGAACCGGACCTTCTCCCGGATGAAGCTTCATGAATCGCGGTCACCCCCTTTGGATCGGGAGAGGACGGTTCAGCGGAACGCGGCCGCGACCTGCGGACGCAGCAGATACCATCCGAAGAATGCCAGCACCACGAAGCGCAGCGCCACGATCCCCATCCAGACCGGGCTCAACTGCCCTTGCAGGGTGACGAGCAGCAAGACCACCGCGATGAGCGATGCGGCGATCACAGCCAGAGTCGCCATGCGCCCCCACGGACGGAGTCGCCATAGTCCGATGGCGAGCGCAAGCGTCATTGCGGCTCCAAGCGCCGCGATCCACGGCATGCCGTTGCCCACGCTTCTGCTGAGGGCCGGCCCCGGACTGCCGGCGCTGATCGCTTCCATGATGCGCGCGGGCGACGCAGGATCGCGGAAGGCGAACGCGGCGATCACCGCCCCCACGGCCGTGTTAAGGAAAAAGAGTAACGACAGCAGGGTGACACCCAACGGCCTTTGTGATGTGTTCATGCGGCGGATTGTAGTCCTGCGAGGCGGGGCCCCGGTAACCTATAGCGCCCACCATCTCCCTCTCAACGAGCGCGGTACACCCGCACGTAGTCGACGGCCATGGTCTGCGGAAAAACCGTAGAGTCGTCAGGAGCGCCCGGCCAATCGCCGCCTACCGCCAGGTTCAGCAGTAGAAAGAAGGGATGGTCGTACACCCAGCGCGTTCCGGCCGGAAGGTCGGCGGGCGTGCGCGTCTCGTAAAGATCGCCATCCACGTAAAACCGTATCGCGTTCGGCTGCCATTCGGCGGCGAACACGTGGAAGGCATCGCTGAAACGACCGGAGGGCAGGGTATGAACGCCGGTCAGCGCCCGGTTGCCGGAGTAGCCTGGTCCGTGCAAGCTTCCGTGAACCTTCGCTGGCTCAGAACCGATATTTTCCATGATGTCGATCTCGCCGCACCCCGGCCAGCCCGCCGCGCCGATGTCTTGCCCCAGCATCCAGAACGCCGGCCACACGCCTTGTCCCGCCGGGACCTTGATCCTCGCTTCGAAGCGCCCGTAGGTCTGGGTGAATAGGCCCAAGGTCTTTAACCGCGCCGAGGTGTAGCCGCGGGTCACGCCATCGGGTCCGGTGTACGGTTCCTTGAGCGCGGTGATGACGAGATTCCCGTTCTCCTGATGCACGTTCCGGGATCTGGCGGTGTAGTACTCCAGTTCCTGGTTTCCCCACCCATTCCCGCCGGTCTCGAGCACCCACTTTGCCGGGTCGGGGGCAGAGCCGTCGCTGCCGGTGAATTCGTCGCTCCACGTCAACACCCAGGCGCTCGCGCCTGCGGCGGCGGGCGTGGCAGGCGGCGTCGCCGGCAACCAGGGACGCGCGGCATGCAGCAGGAACAGGACCGCAAGGAGAGACGCGCGCAGCGGCTTGTGCTGCTCTGCCATGGGCTGCTTTAACATGGACTCGATTCTAGGCTAGTCCTCCGCCGCGGCTTCATCGCTCCTGCGCCGGGGGTGTAAAATCGGGCCTTCTACCATGCCTTCCCACCGTCCTGACAGCCGCGAGAATGGCCGCGAAAACCGCTCTCCGGCGGTTGCGCCGGAGGCTGCTGCTGACCCGCAACTTTCGCGGGCGCAAGGGGTTTCTACCGATGTGAGCGGCATGGATGCTAGCAGCATCGCGATCCGCGCGGGTGTGGTCAGCGCCGGCAGCCGGGCGGGCACACGTCCGCTCGCGCCCATGGCGTATGCCGAGCTCGATGACGCCGCCGTCATGCTGCGGGTACAGGCGGGAGACGATGCCGCCTTCGATCACCTGGTAGGGAAGTTCCGGCGGCCGATCATCAGCTTCATGTATCGCATGGCGCGAAACCAGGGGGTGGCGGAAGAGCTGGCACAAGAGACTTTCCTGCGCGTCTATCGCTCGCGGCAAACGTACGCGGCGGAAGCGAAGTTCTCGACCTGGCTGTATCGCATCGCGACGAATCTCGCGGTGAATCACGCGCGCGATTCCCGCAACGAGAAAGCCGGCGTCAGCCTCGACGAGCCCGACCAGGAGACCGGCCAGACGCTCGATCTCGCCGACGCCCGGCCCACCGTGGAGCAGGATATCCTGCGCCGCGAACGCTGGGCGGCTATCCGGCGGCACGTGGAAGAGCTGCCCGAACGGCAGCGCCTGGCCGTGGTGATGCACAAGTATCAGGAATTGGATTACCGCGAGATCGCCCGCGTGCTCAAGCTGAGCGAGTCGGCGACGAAGTCACTTCTCTTTCGCGCCTACGAGACGCTGCGCGAGAAGTTGAAAGAGTTCCTCTGAGTCTCAGGGTTATAGAACGTAAGGGATACAGACTATGAAGTGCGAACAGATACAGGAACAGATGCTCGACCTGGCGGCCCGCTCCGGTAGCGAGGGCGCGAGGGCGGAGCCGGCCGCGGAGCAAGCCCAGCACCTTGCCGCTTGCGGCGCGTGCGCGGCGAAGCTTGCCGAGTTGCGCTCGACCATGGCGTTGCTCGATGGCTGGCACGCGCCCGAGCCCTCGCCGTATTTCGATGCGCGGCTGCGTGCCCGAATGCGCGAGGAAGCGCAGAATGAAGCGCCGCGCGGTTTCATGGGCTTGCTGAAGCCGGGCTGGTTCAAGACCCCCGCCGTGCTGCGTCCGCTCGCTGCGGCGGCTTTGACGCTCATCGTCGCCGCCGGCATCGGGTTCTATGATTTCACCGGCAACCCGGATGGCGGGATGGGGCCTGCGCCCACGCCCCAGGCTATCTCCAGCGCGCAAGCTGCGCCGCCCGAAGGTTCGGCGGTGGCTGACCTGCAAGCGCTGGACAAGAATGCCGACGTGCTTGCAGACTTCGACCTGCTCGACGACCTGGCCGCCAGCCAGCAGAGTGCGGTGCAACGGTAAGCATGCGCTTCCTCAAGTCCATCACGGTGTGCGCGACCACGGTGCGCGCGGCCATGGGATGCGCGCTGCTGTGCGCGATGATGCTTGCGCTCGGGACCTTCGCCGGCGCGCAGGCGCCGCCGGCAGGTGGAGGCGAGCAGCAGCAGCAGTCCGACCAAAACCGCCAACAGCGTCGCCAACGCATGCGCGAGCAAGGCGACGTGGAAGGCGGCCGGCACAGCCGTCAACACCAGGGCGGGCACGCCGGCGACTGGCTGCGCCGCTACGGACGCATGTCTCCGCAACAACAGAATCAGGCGCTGGCCAGCGATCCGCAGTTCCAGCAACTGCCGCCCGAGCGCCAGCAGCGGCTGCGCGACCGGTTGCAGCAGTTCAATAGTCTGCCGCCGGAGCGTCGCCAGCAGATCATGGAGCGCATGGAAGTGTTCGAGCACCTTGCGCCCGAGCAAAAAGAAAAGCTACGGCAGTACAGCCAGCAGTTCCGCCAAATGCCGGAAGAACGCCGCCGCATGATGCATCGCGCGCTCAAGAGCCTGCGCGAGATGCCGCCAGACGAGCGCGCGCGCGCGCTCGCCTCGCCGCGCTTCAGCCAGAACTTTTCCGCGCCAGAGATCGAGATCCTGCGCGGGATGTCGGCGTTCCAGCCGCCGTCGTTTGGTGAACACGACCGTCGCGACGAAGGCCGCGGAGAGTATCGCCAACGGGAAGAGCAGCAGCAGCAGCAACAGCAGAACAAACCGCCGCGCGGAGAGTAAACGCCGGAGAGTAAACGCCGGAGAGTAAAAGTCAGTTCATCTGCGCGTTCTGCCGCCGGATAGCCA
Proteins encoded in this region:
- a CDS encoding nucleoside deaminase, encoding MSTATAPPVSNAVHEKFIRRAIELSAKAALEYSTGGVFGAVVVKDGKIVAEGMNRVVASHDPTWHAEMEAIRLACITLQSFKLTDCTLYTAGEPCPMCLATSYWAGLKDIYYAATVADALKYGNFDDSFIYKELALPVEKRSIKMTDILREEAVEVWKKYNAKADKVPY
- a CDS encoding DUF4112 domain-containing protein, which translates into the protein MPQRVDIEPEILPPSSPPGGRVRRAGSDTLTDENLEHLAALLDDAFRIPGTNLRFGLDAIIGLIPAVGDMLSSLASFIIIFAAWQRGLPQVTLARMVANVAVDTIVGAMPLVGDLFDLAWKANRMNMRLLQRDAEIRHRQTWRDWLFLLLIGLVLLGLALLPFVVLFWIVRLLRG
- a CDS encoding serine protease, with the protein product MAQESSTDFKTPLATTWTLDAAAPQQKTAIKSVLLIACSATGLKGTGFLVRSGVIVTNHHVVAGCAAGQVVGITSSGVRVTFSGMVTDADVDLAALKPSVPLKGGLTLGTDRHPKLGTTVSTWGYPLIFNGPAPLLSVGYVAGYSEDESNGKRVKHIVVNGAFNPGNSGGPLLTEHDGRVVGVVVAKFHLYPRIVKDAIEVLAKNPSGVVYTATDANGQPKNLSEAQVVAIVLEQFYKTTQVMIGEAISVSELRRFLEANKAQLR
- a CDS encoding FAD binding domain-containing protein is translated as MNLNTITEVKRPASAKEIVEWQPGYAWLAGGTWLFSEPQVETHTLIDLEKLGWPALQASSAGLEVAATCRIVDLDTFAAPPEWRAAPLFSLCCRSLLASFKIWNAATVGGNICMSLPAGPMTSLMTALEGVYTLWPRSGAARQVAAIDFITGNNANVLAPGELLRSIALPADALTKDFAFRRLSLTHLGRSTALLIGTACPRTGTVILTVTAATLLPIQFTFASAPSAEQLRAAIDAKIPVELYLDDPHGSPAYRRHLTYYYAEQIRTELLSKGSKGSKGAR
- a CDS encoding nucleotide sugar dehydrogenase, encoding MHIGIYGSGYLGTVIAACLADFGIPVTIYDEHAALSTAPCGEVPYHEKNLKDMMRRNLRAGRLVYSSNLETFAQRAQVIFLAEDAAHHLDDAALDLARLSGPETLLVVVSPVAVGTTRRIETRLQAAGLKTAMVAHPLFLTSGCAVEDFNWPDRILLGTASNSAVNVMKHLYRPLAMRGVPVIVTSFETAELVREAATAFVATKISFINEISSLCEHVNADAVDLALALGLDKRIAPRCLQPGAALGGQFVEGDLDALTELAGSAGVSLKVLSAAREVNRTLADNVVAKMSTALRQLKGKEVGILGLAFKPHTNSVASSSSIQLAKRLLATGAHVRAYDPVAIPDAKMELNGSVRYCESAYAAAEGVDALVLSTGWPEFRALDYDRIKRLQRTPVLVDTKNLLDATRMRGMGFQYVGVGRG
- a CDS encoding 2'-5' RNA ligase family protein, producing the protein MPQYAVVAYVRDPVGHFLEELRREVYPQYPHLPAHLTILPPRQLLAGEPAAVAALQALGRGIEPFEVTLGAVASFAPVTPTVFLEIAHGAHRMRELHDLLSLPLFQQDEPWPYEPHLTVVKVGTLPEAERAFADALARWAHYHGPRRLLVEQLTFVREGADSCWVDVAPVRLGRKELGVSS
- a CDS encoding tetratricopeptide repeat protein → MALAVSLATLAALAAAQATSPLAQADIDKLLSGGVSPARVATLVEQRGLDFDPDQSYLRNLELRDESGKLGDAVRIAGQKRVLPRAQASLKAQRWAQAEQDYRAAIALDPNSAAAHAGLGTALVQQGRGEAAVPELGQALARDPNNAVAHRGMGMALAQRKEYTGALAELAKAKQLDPNDPVTHVAIGDAMLEQGDANGAMTEFTQAQSLDPNLQSARLGIARAFERKGDLSGAETNYRSLLALDSKNPPANYGMGGLMEKKKKDQEALDFYRVAYTSDPGNAKYREAYEHMVTITVNATVNVNINTPPPQPATGTALLHIYRPSRYLGGAGTFNLTVDGRPVAKMGNGRHFTIRVPVGSHYLAGDHMQNYTLVAQAGQEFYFSIEIGMFQWSYAPRDPVRGAREMAGTKPIEPNRIYDRENIVEAGGGSVTVTPQEQKRALKPR